The Nostoc sp. PCC 7524 nucleotide sequence CTATTCTGGAAGTGCTGTTACAAGTATTACCTGAGAATGGTACTATCCTAGAAGTGGCAAGTGGTACTGGCGAACACGCCGTCTTTTTTGCTCCTCGCCTCAGTCCACGTCAATGGCTACCTACCGATCCTAATCCAGAATTACGTGCCAGTATTGCCGCTTGGGCAGAAGAATTTCCCTGTGATCATCTTTATCCACCCTTAGAACTTGATGCTAGTCAGCCAGTTTGGCCATTGGAGGAAGATACAGGTTGCAATCACTCTCCCATTGTTGCGATCGTCAATATTAATATGATTCACATTTCGCCTTGGTCAGCCTGTTTAGGACTGATGGCTGGTGCTGGTCGAATTCTACCCCCAGGTGGCATTCTCTATCTATATGGCCCCTTCAAACAAGGTGGAGAACATACCGCACCCAGCAATGCAGCTTTTGATGAGTCCTTACGCGCTCAAAATCCACAGTGGGGTGTACGCAATTTAGAGGATGTTGTCGCAGCAGCCAGCCAACAAAATCTCAGTTTGCAAACAACTTACCAAATGCCCGCCAATAATCTTTCGGTAGTTTTTAAGCGTTCTGGTAATACTTGATATCTGTTATGGAGGTTAGCGGACTCGAACCGCTGACATCCTGCTTGCAAAGCAGGCGCTCTACCAACTGAGCTAAACCCCCGTAAAATTAAAAAGTCTACTATTTTAGTTGACTTTGATAAGTATACCTGAAAGTTGTTATTTTGTTAAAGGGATGAACCAAGAAAATACTCAAATTGTTGCCACATTTTATAAATTTGTCAGCTTACCGGATTTTGCTCTGATGCAAGACCTCTTGTTGTCTTATTGTTCGGCACAAGGCATTAAGGGAACAATTCTTTTAGCC carries:
- a CDS encoding class I SAM-dependent methyltransferase, which encodes MNTPQDARKYAPATQRNREPILEVLLQVLPENGTILEVASGTGEHAVFFAPRLSPRQWLPTDPNPELRASIAAWAEEFPCDHLYPPLELDASQPVWPLEEDTGCNHSPIVAIVNINMIHISPWSACLGLMAGAGRILPPGGILYLYGPFKQGGEHTAPSNAAFDESLRAQNPQWGVRNLEDVVAAASQQNLSLQTTYQMPANNLSVVFKRSGNT